A region of the Bacillota bacterium genome:
CTCGTCATCATTCTTTGCAAAAACTTTTCGGTGGACCAACGGAATCACGCAGACACAGTTGGGCATGATGCACCTGATGGACCACCCTGTGGGAAATCCCACCGGTAAGACGCTCTTGCACGGTATTCACCGCTGCCACAGCCATAGTTTTGTAGGGAATGGCCACAGTAGCTAGCGGAGGAACCGTCATCAGGCTTTCCGGTATGTTATCAAAACCAGCCACAGAAATGTCTTCAGGGATGGACATGGACATCTCCTGCAATACCTGCAAAATCTTCAAGGCCACAAAATCACTGTGCCCAATAATGGCAGTAAGCCTTCCGGTTGCAATAAAAGAAGGTAATTGTTCCCGCAGGGTTTCCGCTAGATCCTCGCGGGTACCCACATAGGATAGGCCCAATCTATGGGGGGAAAGTCCCCAGTGGGAAAGGGCTTCTTCGTATCCCAAGAAACGGTCGGTCTTGGCAATGGGACCCACGAAGCCAATCTGTCGATGACCCAGGGAAAGTAGATGTACACAAAGGTCATAGGCAGCCTGCTTTAGGTCGACACCGATCACATCGAACTCCGGTTCCTGCAAACGATCCCCGAGGACAATCACCGCAGCCCCTTGGGCTTTGATCTCCCGGGCAGCTTCCCGTCGTTTCCCCTCCAAAGCACCGGGGGCGATGAGAATACCATCCACGTTCACACTGGCCAAGGTATAAAGACGTTCCACCCCCACCTGCTCACAACCATCGTCATTGGTAACGATTACAACAAAACCTGCTTCCTTGGCCGCATCATCCACCGCCCGGGCTAAGACAGCGTAATAGGGGTTAACGATATTTTCCACTACCAGTCCCAGGATACCCGTCCTGTTGGTCCGTAAAGCCCTCGCCAATCGATTGGGGGCCCGAAAACCGGTTGCCTTGATGGCCCGCAAGACACGCTCGCGGGTATGGGATGCCACCAAGGGACTGTTATTCAACACCCGGGACACAGTGGCTGCGGAAACCCCGGCTACCTCCGCCACCGTATGGATCGTCGCCTTACCTAAAGACGCAGGGCTCCCCTGGTCCTTCCCCGCCTGCTCCTTGTTACAAGACAATCCCATCCCTCCCCTATAGACACCACAACATCCCAGAGAGCAACAACTATGTAACTAGCAGAACCACAGCCTCCAGGAAATAAGAGAAAGGACTGCGAAAATGCGACAGTCCCCACCCTTATATCCCGCTAGAACCCAGGAGGAGACACTACT
Encoded here:
- a CDS encoding LacI family transcriptional regulator; this translates as MSCNKEQAGKDQGSPASLGKATIHTVAEVAGVSAATVSRVLNNSPLVASHTRERVLRAIKATGFRAPNRLARALRTNRTGILGLVVENIVNPYYAVLARAVDDAAKEAGFVVIVTNDDGCEQVGVERLYTLASVNVDGILIAPGALEGKRREAAREIKAQGAAVIVLGDRLQEPEFDVIGVDLKQAAYDLCVHLLSLGHRQIGFVGPIAKTDRFLGYEEALSHWGLSPHRLGLSYVGTREDLAETLREQLPSFIATGRLTAIIGHSDFVALKILQVLQEMSMSIPEDISVAGFDNIPESLMTVPPLATVAIPYKTMAVAAVNTVQERLTGGISHRVVHQVHHAQLCLRDSVGPPKSFCKE